The following proteins are co-located in the Peptococcaceae bacterium 1198_IL3148 genome:
- the dpaL gene encoding diaminopropionate ammonia-lyase has translation MEKVQWKANEMLGKQKTSTDFLSEQEIEKAKQFHQSFPEYSITPLRSLDHLAKYLGVAGIYVKDESYRFGLNAFKVLGGSFAMGKYLAQKLGKDIGEMDYHTLTSEETRRQLGEITFATTTDGNHGRGVAWTANRLKQKSVVYMPKGSTTARLENIRAEGAEASIVDMNYDDAVRMTAENAQKYGWVIVQDTAWEGYQEIPTWIMQGYGTMAAEALEQLRELQVERPTHIFVQAGVGSLAGAVQGYFASVFGDNCPKTAIVEADAAACLYKSAVANDGKPRVVGGDLDTIMAGLACGEPNIIGWNVLRDYSEMFFSCPNWVAAKGMRVLGNPLMEDLRVISGESGAVTAGLVFELMTSPDLEEAKAKLGLNQHSQILLFNTEGDTDPENYRSVVWDGEHPSYQ, from the coding sequence ATGGAAAAGGTTCAATGGAAAGCCAATGAAATGTTGGGCAAGCAAAAAACGTCAACGGATTTTCTCAGTGAGCAAGAAATAGAAAAGGCCAAGCAGTTCCACCAAAGTTTTCCCGAGTACAGCATCACCCCACTACGCAGTTTGGATCATTTAGCTAAATACTTGGGGGTGGCTGGTATTTATGTTAAGGATGAATCCTATCGTTTTGGATTAAATGCCTTTAAGGTGTTGGGTGGCTCCTTTGCCATGGGCAAATATTTAGCCCAAAAACTGGGTAAGGACATTGGAGAAATGGATTACCATACCCTGACTTCGGAAGAAACCCGGCGTCAGTTGGGGGAGATCACCTTTGCCACCACCACCGATGGCAATCACGGTCGCGGTGTCGCTTGGACAGCCAACCGCTTGAAGCAAAAATCAGTGGTTTATATGCCCAAGGGTTCTACCACCGCCCGGTTGGAAAATATTCGGGCAGAGGGGGCCGAGGCCTCAATTGTTGATATGAACTATGATGATGCGGTGCGCATGACCGCAGAAAATGCCCAAAAATATGGTTGGGTCATTGTGCAAGACACCGCTTGGGAAGGGTACCAAGAGATTCCCACTTGGATTATGCAAGGCTATGGCACCATGGCGGCAGAAGCACTGGAGCAACTGCGGGAATTACAAGTGGAAAGACCAACCCACATCTTTGTTCAGGCCGGTGTGGGCTCACTGGCCGGTGCGGTGCAGGGTTACTTTGCCTCGGTATTTGGCGATAACTGTCCCAAGACAGCCATTGTGGAAGCAGACGCCGCCGCTTGTCTCTATAAATCGGCGGTGGCCAACGATGGTAAACCCAGAGTGGTAGGCGGCGATTTGGATACCATTATGGCCGGTTTAGCCTGTGGCGAACCCAATATTATTGGCTGGAATGTGCTAAGGGATTACAGCGAAATGTTTTTCTCCTGTCCCAACTGGGTGGCCGCCAAGGGCATGCGGGTGTTGGGCAACCCACTGATGGAAGACCTGCGGGTTATCTCCGGCGAATCTGGTGCGGTCACCGCTGGTTTGGTGTTTGAACTGATGACCAGTCCGGATTTGGAGGAGGCCAAGGCCAAGCTGGGCCTCAATCAGCATTCCCAAATTCTGTTGTTTAACACCGAAGGAGATACCGATCCGGAGAATTACCGCAGCGTTGTGTGGGATGGTGAACATCCCAGCTATCAATAA
- a CDS encoding YgeY family selenium metabolism-linked hydrolase, with translation MLNEQRKQTLIELCQELLRQRSYSGEEDKVVKSITQAFKKLGFDDFFVDGYGNVIGQIKGNKPGKSILFDGHIDTVTVPDETKWSHPPFGGQLVDGKIYGRGASDMKGAVSAMIAAAAFFAEDTKRDFAGNIYVAGVVHEEIFEGVSARKISEAIKPDYVVIGEASELNLKRGQRGRAEIVVETFGKPAHSANPEKGINAVYQMSKLIDHIQQLPAPEQTVLGKGILVLTDIKSSPYPGASVVPDHCRATYDRRLLVGETPESVLAPIEEIIAEMEKQDPDFKAKASYAVGKEKCYTGETIEGERFFPGWLYDEQDEFVQAALKGLREAGLDPGVTHYSFCTNGSHYAGEKGIKTIGFGPSQENLAHTIDEYIEVDQLCKGAEGYYAIMKSVLIK, from the coding sequence ATGCTTAATGAGCAAAGAAAGCAAACACTAATCGAACTGTGTCAAGAATTACTCCGCCAACGAAGTTACTCTGGCGAAGAGGACAAGGTTGTCAAAAGTATAACCCAAGCCTTTAAAAAGTTGGGGTTTGATGATTTTTTTGTGGATGGCTATGGTAACGTTATTGGGCAAATAAAAGGCAACAAACCCGGCAAAAGTATTTTATTTGATGGTCATATTGATACCGTAACGGTACCCGATGAAACCAAATGGTCGCATCCGCCCTTTGGGGGCCAATTGGTTGATGGCAAGATCTATGGACGCGGGGCCTCAGACATGAAAGGGGCGGTCAGCGCCATGATTGCGGCTGCAGCATTTTTTGCCGAAGATACCAAGCGGGATTTTGCCGGTAACATTTATGTGGCCGGAGTGGTGCATGAAGAAATCTTTGAAGGTGTTTCCGCCAGAAAAATCAGTGAAGCGATCAAACCCGATTATGTGGTGATTGGTGAAGCCTCTGAACTTAACCTAAAGCGGGGTCAAAGGGGGCGGGCAGAAATTGTGGTGGAAACCTTTGGTAAGCCAGCCCATTCAGCCAACCCCGAAAAGGGTATTAATGCCGTTTATCAGATGTCCAAGCTTATTGATCATATTCAGCAGTTGCCCGCTCCGGAACAAACGGTTTTGGGTAAAGGCATTTTAGTACTGACTGACATTAAATCTTCACCCTATCCGGGAGCATCTGTGGTTCCCGACCACTGCCGAGCAACCTATGACCGGCGACTGTTGGTGGGTGAAACACCTGAATCGGTGCTGGCCCCCATTGAAGAAATCATTGCTGAAATGGAAAAACAAGACCCCGATTTTAAAGCTAAAGCTTCCTATGCTGTAGGTAAAGAAAAGTGCTACACCGGAGAGACTATCGAAGGAGAACGCTTTTTCCCCGGTTGGCTTTACGATGAACAGGATGAATTTGTCCAAGCAGCACTTAAAGGCTTGCGAGAAGCAGGTCTAGACCCCGGGGTAACTCACTATTCCTTCTGCACCAACGGTAGTCACTATGCCGGCGAAAAGGGGATTAAAACCATTGGCTTCGGTCCATCCCAAGAAAACCTAGCCCATACCATTGATGAATACATTGAAGTGGATCAACTTTGTAAAGGTGCCGAAGGCTACTATGCCATTATGAAATCGGTGCTGATCAAGTAG
- the ssnA gene encoding putative aminohydrolase SsnA → MLLVGNGQVITRDDAQPYLPHGCVAIKDNLIAEVGTTEDLKQKYPDAQFIDAVGKFIMPGMINTHMHLYSTFARGMAAKDAPPEDFVQILERLWWKLDKTLTLEDVYYSALAPLIDCVKHGTTTIFDHHASPNAVRESLFALARATKEIGVRSCLCYEVSDRDGQLVMEEGIKENVDFIKHANQPEEEMVKGMFGLHASMTLSDDTLNRCVAANEGNNAGFHVHTAEGKADVEHSLQNFGKRVVERLASFNILGPKTITAHCVHVDDSDIELLKKHRCRVVHNPESNMGNAVGAAPVIKMMQRGVTVGLGTDGYTSDMFESFKVANVLHKHTLQHPSAAWVEVPTMLFNTNPEICREYFDRPLGVLAPGAYADVIVVDYNPPTPIGEDNINSHVLFGMSGRAVDTTIINGKVIMQDRLLVGIDEEAILAKSRELATKVWQRV, encoded by the coding sequence ATGCTACTAGTTGGTAATGGGCAAGTTATTACAAGGGATGATGCTCAACCCTATTTACCCCATGGTTGTGTGGCGATAAAAGATAATTTAATTGCCGAAGTGGGCACCACCGAAGACTTAAAGCAAAAATACCCCGATGCCCAGTTTATCGATGCCGTTGGCAAGTTTATTATGCCGGGGATGATTAACACTCATATGCATTTATACAGTACCTTTGCCCGGGGCATGGCCGCCAAAGATGCGCCACCGGAGGACTTTGTACAAATTCTGGAGCGGCTTTGGTGGAAGTTGGACAAGACACTGACTTTGGAAGATGTCTATTATAGTGCGCTGGCGCCGCTGATTGACTGTGTTAAACACGGCACCACCACCATCTTCGATCATCACGCCAGTCCCAATGCGGTGCGAGAAAGTTTGTTTGCTCTGGCCCGGGCCACCAAAGAAATTGGTGTTCGCAGTTGTCTGTGCTATGAAGTTTCAGACCGGGATGGACAGTTAGTGATGGAAGAGGGCATCAAAGAAAATGTGGACTTTATTAAGCATGCCAACCAACCAGAGGAAGAAATGGTTAAAGGGATGTTTGGTTTGCACGCCTCGATGACTTTGAGTGATGACACTTTGAACCGCTGTGTCGCTGCCAATGAAGGCAACAATGCGGGATTCCATGTTCACACCGCCGAAGGCAAGGCAGATGTGGAACACTCCTTGCAAAACTTTGGCAAAAGGGTGGTGGAACGGTTAGCCAGTTTTAACATTCTCGGCCCCAAAACCATCACTGCCCATTGTGTGCATGTGGACGACAGCGATATTGAACTGTTAAAAAAACACCGTTGTCGGGTGGTGCACAATCCTGAATCCAATATGGGCAACGCTGTTGGTGCCGCGCCGGTAATTAAAATGATGCAACGGGGTGTAACGGTGGGTTTGGGGACCGATGGTTACACCAGTGACATGTTTGAATCCTTTAAGGTGGCCAATGTGTTGCATAAACACACACTGCAACATCCCAGCGCCGCTTGGGTGGAAGTGCCGACAATGTTGTTTAACACCAACCCGGAAATTTGCCGGGAGTACTTTGATCGTCCGCTGGGGGTGTTGGCACCAGGGGCCTATGCCGATGTGATTGTGGTGGACTACAACCCACCCACACCAATAGGTGAAGATAATATTAACAGTCATGTTTTATTTGGCATGTCCGGCCGGGCTGTGGATACCACCATTATAAACGGTAAAGTAATTATGCAAGACCGCCTTTTAGTAGGGATAGATGAAGAAGCAATTCTGGCCAAATCAAGGGAACTGGCAACTAAAGTTTGGCAAAGGGTATAA
- a CDS encoding nucleobase:cation symporter-2 family protein, whose protein sequence is MENKTVPAVDEMLPTGRLFVLGLQHVMAMYAGAVAVPIIIANSLGLSNEELIYLINADLLVGGIATIIQALGVWKLGIRSPIMQGVSFAAVTPMVMVGAQHGLRGIFGATIAAGVIGFIISPYFSRLIRFFPPVVTGTIITLIGVSLLPVAVRWAGGGNTADPNFGNLQAVGLAFAVLLFVILVFRFFTGFFQSIAVLLGLIVGTIVAIPLGMTNFSQVATASWFGLILPFNFGLPIFDLASILAMTLAMLVIMTETTGDMIAVGEIVEKPVDREGLTRGLRADCFSTILGGVMNTFPHSAFAQNVGLLALTGIRSRFVVVAAGIILGALGLFPKAAAVVAAIPQPVLGGAGIALFGMVAASGIRTLSKVKFDGNNNSMIVAISLGLGLIPLAAPDFYHYMPDWAQLILHSGITAGSIAAIILNYFFNETGKKDEDAGESGERVDGELGFEH, encoded by the coding sequence ATGGAAAATAAAACTGTTCCCGCAGTTGACGAAATGTTACCCACCGGAAGGCTATTTGTATTAGGATTACAACATGTGATGGCTATGTATGCCGGTGCGGTGGCTGTGCCGATAATTATTGCTAACTCTTTAGGACTATCAAATGAAGAATTAATTTATTTAATTAATGCCGACCTGTTGGTAGGTGGGATTGCTACAATAATTCAGGCTTTGGGTGTTTGGAAATTGGGTATTAGAAGCCCAATTATGCAAGGGGTTTCCTTTGCTGCTGTGACACCAATGGTGATGGTGGGGGCACAGCATGGATTGCGAGGTATCTTTGGTGCCACCATAGCAGCCGGTGTGATTGGATTTATAATTAGTCCTTACTTTAGTCGACTAATTCGTTTTTTCCCGCCAGTGGTAACCGGCACTATCATTACTCTAATTGGTGTTTCTTTGTTGCCGGTGGCAGTGCGTTGGGCTGGTGGTGGCAACACTGCCGATCCCAATTTCGGCAATTTACAAGCTGTTGGCTTGGCCTTTGCGGTATTACTGTTTGTTATATTAGTGTTCCGGTTTTTTACAGGCTTTTTTCAGAGTATTGCAGTGCTTTTGGGTTTAATTGTAGGTACTATTGTTGCAATACCCTTAGGAATGACCAATTTTTCTCAGGTGGCTACTGCTTCTTGGTTCGGCCTGATTCTGCCTTTTAATTTTGGTTTGCCAATCTTTGATTTAGCGTCAATCTTGGCAATGACACTGGCGATGTTGGTTATTATGACAGAGACCACAGGCGATATGATTGCGGTAGGCGAAATCGTTGAAAAGCCGGTGGATAGAGAAGGTTTAACTAGGGGTTTGCGGGCGGATTGTTTTTCCACCATACTGGGTGGAGTTATGAACACCTTCCCCCACTCGGCCTTTGCGCAAAACGTTGGCCTGTTAGCTCTCACAGGGATTAGAAGTCGTTTTGTGGTGGTGGCTGCTGGTATTATATTAGGTGCTCTGGGGCTATTTCCCAAAGCGGCGGCTGTGGTTGCTGCCATTCCTCAACCGGTGCTTGGTGGCGCAGGGATTGCCCTGTTTGGCATGGTGGCGGCCAGTGGTATCCGGACTTTAAGTAAAGTAAAATTTGATGGCAACAATAACTCTATGATAGTGGCTATTAGCTTGGGTCTTGGTCTAATTCCTTTGGCTGCGCCTGATTTCTATCATTATATGCCTGATTGGGCACAGCTAATTTTGCACAGTGGCATTACCGCTGGTAGTATAGCTGCAATTATACTAAATTACTTCTTCAATGAGACCGGCAAAAAGGATGAAGATGCCGGGGAATCCGGAGAAAGAGTTGATGGTGAGCTTGGTTTTGAACATTAA
- the hydA gene encoding dihydropyrimidinase, translating to MLTYVVFVSPAAPEARYRCRIMGVVLTGGIVVTAVDSYLADVRMEGEKIVAVGNGIARPEDQAISVEGCYLLPGAIDPHTHFDMPAGDITTADDFASGTAAAVVGGTTTIIDHVTQQKGESLLDALAKWHAKAEGKSFADYGFHMGINDYHQQVPEEMGVLVEREGVSSFKLYTAYQHLRVNDGDILQALQRCQQIDALACFHCENGDVIDVLIKQAKELGCTGPHCHPLTRPDITEREATARVLMLAELAEVPVYIVHLSCASALSEVMLAKAKGMEVYVETCPQYLLLDDSYYLAEDFNGAKYVMSPPLRKREDQRALWRGLQTGAIDTIGTDHCSFNFRGQKERGIDDFSMIPGGAPGVEHRLGLLYTYGVQRGAISMSQLVALSATNPAKCFGLYPRKGTLAVGSDADIVVWDPQQSFEISAVTHQQRVDYTPYEGWQQQGRAKHVFIRGQQVVAEGVLQPKPLGSYLYRKPFLPRKVG from the coding sequence GTGTTAACGTATGTGGTCTTTGTGTCACCCGCTGCCCCAGAAGCCCGTTATCGCTGTAGAATCATGGGTGTAGTACTAACTGGCGGCATCGTAGTAACCGCAGTGGACAGTTATCTGGCCGATGTGCGCATGGAAGGAGAAAAAATTGTAGCCGTCGGCAATGGCATTGCGCGCCCAGAGGATCAAGCGATTTCTGTGGAAGGCTGCTATCTGCTGCCCGGCGCCATTGATCCCCACACTCACTTTGATATGCCCGCCGGTGACATTACCACCGCCGATGACTTTGCCAGCGGCACCGCTGCGGCGGTGGTGGGAGGTACCACCACCATTATTGACCATGTCACTCAGCAAAAGGGCGAGAGCCTCCTTGATGCGCTGGCTAAATGGCATGCTAAGGCTGAGGGTAAAAGCTTTGCCGATTATGGCTTTCACATGGGCATTAACGATTACCATCAGCAAGTGCCTGAGGAAATGGGTGTCTTAGTGGAACGGGAAGGGGTTAGTTCCTTTAAGTTATACACCGCATACCAGCATTTGCGAGTTAATGATGGCGATATTTTGCAAGCGCTGCAACGCTGTCAGCAAATTGATGCGTTGGCCTGTTTCCACTGTGAAAACGGTGATGTCATTGATGTGCTAATCAAACAGGCTAAAGAGCTGGGCTGTACCGGTCCCCACTGTCACCCCCTCACCAGGCCTGATATCACCGAAAGGGAAGCCACCGCTCGGGTATTGATGTTGGCGGAACTGGCCGAGGTGCCGGTCTATATCGTCCACCTCAGTTGTGCCAGCGCCTTAAGTGAAGTGATGCTGGCTAAAGCCAAAGGAATGGAAGTATATGTGGAAACCTGCCCCCAGTATCTACTGCTAGATGACTCCTATTATCTGGCCGAGGATTTTAATGGTGCCAAGTATGTAATGTCACCGCCATTAAGAAAACGAGAAGATCAAAGGGCTTTGTGGCGGGGGTTGCAGACCGGTGCCATTGATACCATCGGTACTGACCATTGCTCCTTTAATTTTCGGGGACAAAAGGAGCGGGGCATCGATGATTTTAGTATGATACCTGGTGGCGCCCCTGGGGTGGAACATCGCTTGGGTTTGTTATACACCTATGGGGTACAAAGGGGCGCAATCAGTATGTCCCAGTTGGTGGCACTTTCCGCCACCAACCCAGCCAAATGCTTTGGCTTATACCCTCGCAAAGGTACGTTGGCGGTGGGCAGTGACGCTGATATTGTGGTCTGGGATCCTCAACAGTCCTTTGAAATTAGCGCCGTTACCCATCAGCAACGGGTGGATTACACTCCTTATGAAGGTTGGCAGCAGCAGGGCAGAGCTAAACATGTGTTTATTCGCGGTCAACAGGTGGTTGCTGAAGGTGTATTGCAACCCAAGCCCTTGGGAAGTTACCTGTATCGTAAACCATTTCTGCCAAGAAAGGTAGGGTAG